The Mycolicibacterium parafortuitum nucleotide sequence CGTCGGCGCCGACCTGCGCGACGACTGGCCGGCGGCGCTGCGGGCCGCGGGCTTCGATCCCGGCGCCCCGACGGCATGGATCGCCGAAGGGCTGCTCGTCTATCTGCCGCCCGACGCCCAGGACCGGCTCTTCGACGACATCGACCGGCTCAGCGCGCCAGGCAGCAGGCTGGCCACCGAGTACCACCCCGACGCGGGCGCCGGCATCGGCGAACGCGCCCGCGCCCTGCGCGACCAGTGGCGCAACCAGGGTTTCGACAGCGGCATCCCCGACGTCGCCGACCTGTTCCAGCCCGGCGAGCGCACTCCCCCGGCCGAGCAGCTCGGCGCGCTGGGCTGGGATGTCACCGCGTCTCGGCGGCCGGAAGTCTTCGCGCGCTACGGCAGGAGCCTCGACGTGCCGGACACCCTCGGGACCCTGCGAGACTCGATGGCACTGGACGCGATCAAGACACCGCACGGAAAGGACCAGCCATGACACGCACCGACGGAGACACCTGGGACCTCGCGACGAGCGTCGGCGCGACCGCGACGTCGGTGGCGGCATCCCGCGCGCTCGCCTCCCGCGAACCGGACGCGCTGTTCGACGACCCGTACGCCG carries:
- a CDS encoding SAM-dependent methyltransferase; translation: MARTEGDTWDLATSVGATATMVAAARAVASGDPDPLIDDPYAAPLVRAVGIEFFTRIVDGELDYSEGDDSGVGRLMTDVMAVRTRFFDDFFAAATAAGIRQAVILASGLDSRAYRLDWPAGTAVFEIDQPAVIGFKTATLAGLGAVPAALLHTVGADLRDDWPAALRAAGFDPGAPTAWIAEGLLVYLPPDAQDRLFDDIDRLSAPGSRLATEYHPDAGAGIGERARALRDQWRNQGFDSGIPDVADLFQPGERTPPAEQLGALGWDVTASRRPEVFARYGRSLDVPDTLGTLRDSMALDAIKTPHGKDQP